Proteins from one Nerophis lumbriciformis linkage group LG16, RoL_Nlum_v2.1, whole genome shotgun sequence genomic window:
- the LOC133616991 gene encoding leptin receptor overlapping transcript-like 1, which yields MAGIKALITLSFGGAIGLMFLMLGCALPVYDKYWPLFLLFFYILSPIPYCISRRVVDEADSASNACKELAIFLTTGIVISAFGLPVVFARADVIAWGACALVLTGNIVIFGTILGFFLVFGSNDDFSWQQW from the exons CTCTCATCACACTGTCCTTTGGAGGGGCCATTGGTCTCATGTTCCTCATGCTGGGATGTGCCCTGCCCGTGTATGA CAAATACTGGCCGctgttcctcctcttcttctacaTCCTCTCGCCCATCCCGTACTGCATCTCGCGGCGGGTGGTGGACGAAGCCGACTCGGCCAGCAACGCCTGCAAAGAGCTGGCCATCTTCCTCACGACGGGTATCGTCATCTCGGCCTTCGGCCTGCCCGTCGTATTTGCCAGAGCTGACGTC ATCGCTTGGGGGGCGTGTGCGCTCGTACTGACGGGGAACATCGTCATCTTCGGGACCATCCTGGGCTTCTTCCTGGTCTTCGGGTCCAATGACGACTTCAGCTGGCAGCAGTGGTAA